Proteins from a single region of Paenibacillus sp. BIHB 4019:
- the dtd gene encoding D-aminoacyl-tRNA deacylase translates to MKVVIQRSKQASVTVEGEVTGAINFGYVLLVGITHEDTEADIKWMADKIAGLRIFEDEAGKMNLSIVDKSGAILSVSQFTLYGDSRKGRRPNFMAAARPDHAEPLYEQFNAYLRQQHGLQVETGRFGAMMDVSLVNWGPVTLILDSKE, encoded by the coding sequence ATGAAGGTTGTTATTCAGAGAAGCAAGCAGGCGAGCGTGACCGTCGAAGGAGAAGTAACAGGAGCAATCAACTTTGGATATGTGCTGCTCGTTGGGATTACCCATGAAGATACGGAAGCCGACATCAAATGGATGGCCGATAAAATCGCGGGCCTGCGCATTTTTGAGGATGAGGCCGGAAAAATGAATTTATCCATCGTCGATAAGAGTGGCGCGATTTTGTCGGTATCCCAGTTTACTCTGTATGGAGACAGCCGCAAAGGCCGGAGACCGAACTTTATGGCTGCTGCCCGCCCAGACCATGCGGAGCCGCTCTACGAGCAGTTTAATGCCTATCTTCGCCAGCAGCACGGTCTGCAAGTGGAGACGGGGCGTTTTGGCGCTATGATGGACGTGTCGCTCGTCAATTGGGGTCCTGTTACCTTGATTTTGGACAGCAAGGAATAG